The Parafrankia irregularis genome contains the following window.
TGGGGTGTTCAGCCTGCTGGCGCTCGCCGGCGGCATCTGGGTGCCGATCGAGCAGTTCCCGGGCTGGCTCGCCGATATCGTGAAGGAGCTTCCGATGTACTGGTCGGCGCAGGCCGGCCGTGCGGTCCTGGAAGGCGGCTGGGTTGGCTGGCAGGGGCTCGGCACGCTCGCGATCTGGTCGGTCGTGCTCGCCGCCGTCGCCGGCCGGGCCTACGCCCGCGACCAACTGCGTACCTGACGCGGGCGCGGCGGAGAGGCGAGTCCGGCGATGGCGAGTGCCCGCTGGCCAGCCGGCGATGGTGAACCCGCGGTGGCGGTGACCGGGGTACGCGGTGATCGCGACCTGCCCGGGGCGTTGGTGGCCTGGCTTCTGCGCCCCACGCTGACGGGGGAGCGGCGGGCCGACGAGGCCGGGATGAACGCGGCGCGCTGGCGTCGCAGCGCGGGTGTGTTCCTGATCTACCTCGCGTACGCGGTCGTCGACATGGCCCGCCTGAACGAAGGCCCCGCCACCATGGCGTACGGCTTCGTGATCCTGGCCGTGTTCATCTACCTCTACATCGGTCTGCTGCCGCAGGTGCTGTTCGGCGACCAGGAACGCCACCGGCTGACGGTGATGAGCGGAATGACGGCCTGCGTCGTCTGCTACCTGCCGATCGCGGGCGGCGGTGGCCTGGTGATGACGATCTACCTGGCGATGACGTTCGTCCTGCTGCTGCGTCCGATCGTCTCGCTGCCGCTGGTGGCCGCGTGCGTGGTGGTCGAGACCTGGCTGCCGGAGCAGGTCGGGTGGTGGCAGGCCGACGGTCCGCAGTGGTCACTGTCCGGCCCGGCACTGCTGTCCGCGATCGCGATGTACGGGGTGCGGGCGGGGGCGCGCAACCAGGCCGAGCTCACCCGGGCCCGCCTGGAGATCGAGCGGTTGGCCAAGGAGCAGGAGCGGCTGCGGATCGCCCGCGACCTGCATGACCTGCTCGGCCACGCGCTCACGACGATCACGGTGAAGGCCGAGCTCGCCTCGAAGCTTGCCCGCCGCGACCCGCAGCGGGCCGCCGCCGAGATGGCCGAGGTCGCGGCACTGGGCCGCCAGGGCCTCGCCGACGTGCGGGCCACCGTGGCTGGCTACCGGGAGGTGAACCTGGTCACCGAGCTGGCATCCGCCCGGCAGGTGCTGGCTGCGGCCGGCATCTCGGCGGAGCTGCCCGCCACCACCGAAGCCGTCCCCGGCGAGCTGCGCGAGCTGTTCGGCTGGGTGCTTCGGGAAGGAGTGACGAACGCGGTGCGCCACAGCGGTGCCCACCATGTCCGCGTGCGTGTGGACGGGCACAGCATCGAGATCGCCGACGACGGGTCCGGGCCGCCGTCGGCGCCGGCCTCGTCCCGTCCGGGCTCGGGCCTGGGCGGGCTTCGGGAGCGCGTCGCCGCCGTCGGCGGCCAGCTGGAGGCCGGCCCCGCCGTGTCCGCCGTGTCCGCCGTGTCCGCCGTGTCCGCCGCGGCCACGTCGGGCCTCGCGGCGGCCGACATGCGGCCCGTGAGAAGGGGTTTCGTGCTGCGCGCGGTCATCCCGTCCGCGGTGGAACCGCTCGCCGCGGCGGTCCCGACGACTGCTTTCCCGGCGGGCCCTCTGCCGAACACCGCTGCCCCGGTGACTGCCGGCTCGGGCACTGCTGGCTTGGGCACTGGCCTTCCGGGCGGGGCGGGTACGGCGCGGGCCGAAGAAGGAGCCCGTTGAAGTGATCAAAGTTCTGCTGGCGGACGACCAGCACCTCGTCCGCGGTGCGCTGGCCGCCCTGATCTCACTGGAGGACGATCTCGAGGTCGTCGGGCAGGTCGGGCGCGGTGACGAGGTGGTCTCCGCCGTGAACCGGCTGCATCCGGACGTGGTCCTGATGGACGTCGAGATGCCGGGCATCGACGGCCTCGCCGCAGCCCGGGCCGTGCGGGCCACCGCCCCCGACACCCAGGTGCTGGTGGTGACGACCTTCGGCCGCACCGGCTACCTGCGCCGCGCGATGGAAGCCGGTGCCCTCGGGTTCGTCGTCAAGGACGCCCCCGCCGAGGCCCTCGCGGAGGCGATCCGCCGGGTTGCCCGCGGCGAACGGGTGGTGGACCCGACCCTGGCCGCGGCCACGCTGGCCGGCGGGGCCAGCCCGCTCACCGGCCGCGAACGTGACGTGCTCGTCGCCGCACGCGACGGCGCGACCGTCGCCGACATCGCCCAGCGTCTCTTCCTGTCCGAGGGCACTGTCCGCAACTACCTGTCGGCGGTGATCGCCAAGACCAGAACCCGTAACCGCATGGAGGCCCTGCGCGTCGCCGAGGACTCCGGCTGGCTCTAGCCGGGCAGACCCCGGGCAGCGCCGGCACGGGGCCGGCCAGCTCGGTTGACCGGAGTGTCTGCTCGCCTGGAGCGGCGTGGTTCGTGGCTTCAGCGCGTGTCGCTGCGCGGTGCGTGCGGTGCGTGCGGTGCGTGCGGTGCGTGCGGTGCGGGTGGTGCGGTTGGTGAGGCTCGCAGGAAGGCGAGTGGGAGGAAGAGATCGTCGACGATCTCGACGATCAGGTCGTCTGGGGCGGGCGAGTGCCGCAGCGACAGCTCGGCGTGCAGCAGGTCGACGGGAAGGCGCGCGAGGCGCGGAGGGAGCGTGTCGAGGTCGATCTCTCCGCGGCCGGCGGCACGGTCGAGGACGATTCCGGTCTGGTCGGCGCCGTCCGCGTGAGCCTGGCGACGCAGGTGGACGGCCAGGTCGCCGCCGATGTCGGGGACGGCCTGGGCGGCGTGGGCGCGCTGGTTCATCGTGGTCAGGACGGCGATGACGTCGCCGCGCAGGCTCCCGGTGTCGGGCGGTGGGCCGGCCAGGTCGACGACGCGCCGGCTGATGGCGGCGGCGAGCAGGTCGGTTCGGGTGGGCCAGCGGCGGTACAGCACGGCCTTGCTGGTTCCCGCGCGGGCCGCGACCGCGGCGACGGTGAGCTCGGCGGAGCCGACCGCGGCGAGTTCCTCCCAGGCCGCGTCCAGGATCGCCTGCTCGAGGGTGTCTCCCCGCCGCCGTGTCCGGGGTGCCGTCTGCCGGTCACGGGTCTCCGCCAGTGGGGTGTCCCTGTCGAGCGGCATGCCAACAAGATACTTGAGTTCCCTAATGCGGCCAGCTACGCTGGCCAATAAGAAACCCGAGTATCTTATCTGGTGTAGGTTGAGGTGGAACGTGCGAGACGGATCCCGGACAGGGCTGCTGGACGTACCAGGAGCCACGCTGCACTACAAGATCCGCGGCGACGGGCCCGCGCTGCTGGTGCTGCCGGGTGGTGACGGCGACGCCGACGCCACCGACGCGCTCGCCGCCGGGCTGACCGGCCGGTACGCGGTGATCAGCTATGACCGGCGCGGCCAGGTACGCAGCCCACTCCAGGAGGCGGACGCCGCTGTCGACGTGGCGACGCATGGTGACGACGCCGCCCGGGTGCTCGCGGCGGTCGCCGGCGGCCCGGCGCTGGTGTTCGGCGTCAGCCTCGGCGCCCTGATCGGGCTCGATCTGATCTGCCGTCACCCCCACCAGGTGCGGCGGCTCGTCGCACACGAGCCGCCGGCCACCGAGCTGCTCCCCGAGCCGGACCGTCAGCAGGCCGTCCACGCCCAGGAGGAGATCGAACGGCTGTACCGCGAGGAGGGGCTCGCCGCGGCCACGCGGCGGCTCCCCGCGCTCGGCGGGGTCGACGTCACCGACCGGGAGCCGGACGTCGCCGTGCCGCGGCCCAGGCCGGAGCGGATCGCCAACCTCGCGTTCTTTCTGACCCACGACGCTCCCGCCGTGCGGCTCCACCGGCTGGCCTGGCCCGGTCTGCGGGCCGCGGCGGGCCGGATCGTGCCCGCGGCCGGCGTCACCTCCACCGGCTTCCCCCGCCAGTGCGCCCGCGCCCTGGCCGAGGAACTGGGCCGGCCGCTGGCCGAGTTCCCCGGCGGGCATTCCGGCTTCGTGCTGCGACCGGCCGCGTTCGCGGCCCGCCTGCACGACGTCCTCGACCAGGCGACCGGACCCGCGCAGGATCCCGCCGTGGCAGATCCGGCCGGCCCTCGCCCACGATCTGACGAACGGCAGGCGCCTCGCCCGGTGGCCCGGCCGTGACCGGCGCGCTGACCGTCTCGTTCACACGCCGCCGCGGACGCGCGGACCAGGTGCACGTCACCCGCGGCGACATGACCACGACCAGCTGGGAGTTCCCCAGCTATGGCGATGCCCTGCCCCACGACCTCGTCCACCTCGTCGTGGAGGAGGGCCTCGACCTGACCGACGGCTTCTGGGGCCTGATCGACCAGGGAGCCTACGTGGTCATGGTCGGTGACCAGGCCGTGCTGACCCGCGACGGGGTGCCCCTCGCCCAGCGGCCCGACACCGACTTCACCGGCCTGAGGCGGGCCGAGGAAGCCGTCGCCATCCTCGGCCCGCAGCCCCACCTGGAACAGTCCGGCAAGATCATCCTTGCGAGGGTCGACCCGGGCTCCTTCGCCACCCCCGACCTGCCCGGTACCGCCCGACGCCTCGGCTTCCAGCTGCCGCAGAGCACCACATCCGATCGCGTCGACACGATCCACACCCGCCTGCGGGACCTCGCGCGCCGATGGCGTGACGTCGAGGACGGCACGATCACCCTCACCTGGCACCGCGCGTCGACGAGCGGCCGGTGAGCG
Protein-coding sequences here:
- a CDS encoding alpha/beta fold hydrolase — its product is MRDGSRTGLLDVPGATLHYKIRGDGPALLVLPGGDGDADATDALAAGLTGRYAVISYDRRGQVRSPLQEADAAVDVATHGDDAARVLAAVAGGPALVFGVSLGALIGLDLICRHPHQVRRLVAHEPPATELLPEPDRQQAVHAQEEIERLYREEGLAAATRRLPALGGVDVTDREPDVAVPRPRPERIANLAFFLTHDAPAVRLHRLAWPGLRAAAGRIVPAAGVTSTGFPRQCARALAEELGRPLAEFPGGHSGFVLRPAAFAARLHDVLDQATGPAQDPAVADPAGPRPRSDERQAPRPVARP
- a CDS encoding sensor histidine kinase produces the protein MASARWPAGDGEPAVAVTGVRGDRDLPGALVAWLLRPTLTGERRADEAGMNAARWRRSAGVFLIYLAYAVVDMARLNEGPATMAYGFVILAVFIYLYIGLLPQVLFGDQERHRLTVMSGMTACVVCYLPIAGGGGLVMTIYLAMTFVLLLRPIVSLPLVAACVVVETWLPEQVGWWQADGPQWSLSGPALLSAIAMYGVRAGARNQAELTRARLEIERLAKEQERLRIARDLHDLLGHALTTITVKAELASKLARRDPQRAAAEMAEVAALGRQGLADVRATVAGYREVNLVTELASARQVLAAAGISAELPATTEAVPGELRELFGWVLREGVTNAVRHSGAHHVRVRVDGHSIEIADDGSGPPSAPASSRPGSGLGGLRERVAAVGGQLEAGPAVSAVSAVSAVSAAATSGLAAADMRPVRRGFVLRAVIPSAVEPLAAAVPTTAFPAGPLPNTAAPVTAGSGTAGLGTGLPGGAGTARAEEGAR
- a CDS encoding response regulator transcription factor — encoded protein: MIKVLLADDQHLVRGALAALISLEDDLEVVGQVGRGDEVVSAVNRLHPDVVLMDVEMPGIDGLAAARAVRATAPDTQVLVVTTFGRTGYLRRAMEAGALGFVVKDAPAEALAEAIRRVARGERVVDPTLAAATLAGGASPLTGRERDVLVAARDGATVADIAQRLFLSEGTVRNYLSAVIAKTRTRNRMEALRVAEDSGWL
- a CDS encoding TetR/AcrR family transcriptional regulator, translating into MPLDRDTPLAETRDRQTAPRTRRRGDTLEQAILDAAWEELAAVGSAELTVAAVAARAGTSKAVLYRRWPTRTDLLAAAISRRVVDLAGPPPDTGSLRGDVIAVLTTMNQRAHAAQAVPDIGGDLAVHLRRQAHADGADQTGIVLDRAAGRGEIDLDTLPPRLARLPVDLLHAELSLRHSPAPDDLIVEIVDDLFLPLAFLRASPTAPPAPHAPHAPHAPHAPRSDTR